From uncultured Roseateles sp., the proteins below share one genomic window:
- a CDS encoding ABC transporter ATP-binding protein/permease, with translation MAAWTQFLAVAKPYWLGDQRKAAWTLLALLIVLMLAETQFAVMLNDQTGEMTSALAGKDADRFWHSVRSCLWILAFAVPIYAFYYYMRDAFSNQWRRWLTGRFLDGYLDGRKYYELGTSSDIDNPDQRISEDINTFTGRSTHFLLIFLGSLMQLVAFSAVLWSISHLLVGVLAVYALLGTVVALYVFGAPLIQLNFWQIRREADFRFGLMRVRENAESIAFYRGEAQERAQIDGKFGKVFTNYARLIKKQRALNLFQRGFSQLTLVLPSVVLAHGVLSGELEVGRAVQAAGAFAAVLGAVALIVDNFESLSRFVAGIDRLQALSKQVLQAGAAAPPTEARPQIRTEPAEQLTLDALTLYTPQFERLLIKELSLSLKPGDGLLITGDSGCGKSSLLRAIAGLWRAGSGVVHLPPLDDVFFLPQQPYMQFGTLRSQLIYPSAATDLADERLLEILAEVHMAELADRVGGLDAVHDWEKLLSVGEQQRLAFGRVLVRQPRIVILDEATSALDSSNEASLYERLRGMGTTVVSIAHRAAVLRHHTHVLQLMGGGTWALHEASGYQFDSTAVGNAVKS, from the coding sequence ATGGCGGCCTGGACACAGTTCCTCGCCGTGGCCAAGCCCTACTGGCTGGGCGACCAGAGGAAGGCGGCCTGGACCCTGCTGGCCCTGCTGATCGTGCTGATGCTGGCCGAGACGCAGTTTGCGGTGATGCTCAACGACCAGACCGGCGAGATGACCTCCGCCCTGGCGGGCAAGGACGCCGACCGCTTCTGGCACTCGGTGCGCAGCTGCCTGTGGATTCTGGCCTTCGCGGTGCCTATCTACGCCTTTTACTACTACATGCGCGATGCCTTCTCGAACCAATGGCGGCGCTGGCTCACCGGGCGCTTTCTCGACGGCTACCTGGACGGGCGCAAATACTACGAGCTGGGCACCAGCAGCGACATCGACAACCCCGACCAGCGCATCAGCGAAGACATCAACACCTTCACCGGCCGCTCGACCCATTTCCTGCTGATCTTCCTGGGCTCGCTGATGCAGCTGGTGGCCTTCAGCGCCGTGCTGTGGTCGATCTCGCATCTGCTGGTCGGCGTGCTGGCGGTCTATGCGCTGCTGGGCACCGTGGTCGCGCTGTACGTGTTCGGCGCGCCGCTGATACAGCTGAACTTCTGGCAGATCCGGCGCGAGGCCGATTTCCGCTTCGGTCTGATGCGGGTGCGCGAGAACGCTGAATCGATCGCCTTCTATCGCGGCGAGGCCCAGGAGCGGGCGCAGATCGACGGCAAGTTCGGCAAGGTGTTCACCAACTACGCGCGGCTGATCAAGAAGCAGCGGGCGCTGAATCTGTTCCAGCGCGGCTTCAGCCAGCTCACCCTGGTGCTGCCCAGCGTGGTACTGGCCCACGGCGTGTTGTCCGGCGAGCTGGAGGTGGGCCGCGCCGTGCAGGCGGCCGGTGCTTTCGCGGCCGTGCTCGGTGCGGTGGCGCTGATCGTCGACAACTTCGAGAGCCTGAGCCGCTTCGTGGCCGGCATCGACCGCCTGCAGGCGCTATCGAAGCAGGTGCTGCAGGCAGGTGCCGCCGCACCGCCAACCGAGGCCCGACCGCAGATCCGCACCGAGCCCGCCGAGCAGCTGACGCTGGACGCGCTGACGCTGTACACGCCGCAGTTCGAGCGCTTGCTGATCAAGGAGCTGAGCCTGAGCCTGAAGCCCGGCGACGGCCTGCTGATCACCGGCGACAGCGGCTGCGGCAAGAGCTCGCTGCTGCGTGCCATCGCCGGCCTGTGGCGGGCCGGCAGCGGCGTGGTCCATCTGCCGCCGCTGGACGATGTGTTCTTCCTGCCGCAGCAACCCTATATGCAGTTCGGCACGCTGCGCAGCCAACTCATCTACCCCAGCGCGGCCACCGATCTGGCCGACGAGCGCCTGCTGGAAATCCTGGCCGAGGTGCATATGGCCGAGCTGGCCGACCGCGTCGGCGGGCTGGACGCCGTGCATGACTGGGAGAAGCTGCTGTCGGTCGGCGAGCAGCAGCGCCTGGCTTTCGGCCGCGTGCTGGTGCGCCAACCCCGCATCGTCATCCTCGACGAAGCCACCAGCGCGCTCGACAGCAGCAACGAGGCCTCGCTCTACGAACGCCTGCGCGGCATGGGCACCACGGTGGTCAGCATCGCCCACCGCGCCGCCGTGCTGCGCCACCACACCCATGTGCTGCAGCTCATGGGTGGCGGCACCTGGGCGCTGCATGAGGCCAGCGGTTATCAGTTCGACAGCACCGCGGTGGGCAACGCCGTCAAGAGCTGA
- a CDS encoding ATP-dependent helicase, protein MTEEIFVPAGITPSPEQLEVQRARVRYGLVEANAGAAKTTTLALRIGQALVRGAVAERILALTYTDTAVTALRDALLRIGLAPATVARLQILSFDDFSAQRLAVVEGGGVVRCPAPEQVKPYVLRAIDRAQTLPEERYPDELVIQGTGEGIVEGLLDQFAVLKGSLRLVVDAPEQRLSPGLADELGLAYATLRIFSAYEVIRRGGHPDHPQFRAPGDATYDLARLIADDELDTGEADPLSLGLNLLVLDEMHDTNRAMFTVLARLLACNPKAAFLGVGDRDQVIHSAAGADATFMGAGFDSGIGRATRFPLTASFRFGDGLARHAGQLARKPYGSSAGWTTEIDVLPFAGENEISRHIAQSIRVLREQERAAKTSPGASIAVLIRQPHQSIALEDQLLRAGVHYRTAGFTSYLQRREILLVRGLYAHAVNDFSGFESEAARLAVLQALMLFSGSFVDSEELRHLDQVEAQRVSMKQAAVHAAAMAPYIENHILRNASDDVRRQLLDTLALLRSDDAPAFATRFLAVLQPHRLAAHVLVRREDIDQLEQNLAQLVGLIESEGSIAALFRVMHEQAARQRLMEGRNAVVLASIEAAKGLEFDHVWLPGLNQADFAVGGASTENRNLLYVGMTRARRRLSVLYDAQRPSRYLFEAGLLPTP, encoded by the coding sequence ATGACCGAAGAGATCTTTGTACCGGCCGGCATCACGCCGTCCCCCGAGCAGCTGGAGGTGCAGCGGGCTCGCGTGCGCTACGGCCTGGTGGAAGCCAACGCCGGTGCGGCCAAGACCACCACGCTGGCGCTGCGCATAGGCCAGGCGCTGGTTCGCGGTGCGGTGGCCGAACGCATCCTGGCGCTGACCTACACCGATACCGCGGTGACGGCGCTGCGCGACGCACTGCTGCGCATAGGCCTGGCCCCGGCCACGGTGGCGCGGCTGCAGATCCTCAGCTTCGACGATTTCAGCGCCCAGCGCCTGGCCGTGGTGGAGGGCGGCGGCGTGGTGCGCTGCCCGGCGCCCGAGCAGGTCAAGCCCTATGTGCTCAGGGCGATCGACCGCGCCCAGACCCTGCCCGAGGAGCGCTACCCGGACGAGCTGGTGATACAGGGCACCGGCGAGGGCATTGTCGAGGGCCTGCTGGACCAGTTCGCCGTGCTCAAGGGCAGCTTGCGCCTGGTCGTGGACGCGCCCGAGCAGCGCCTGTCACCGGGCCTGGCCGACGAGTTGGGCTTGGCCTACGCGACCCTGCGCATCTTCAGCGCCTACGAGGTCATTCGGCGCGGCGGTCATCCCGACCATCCGCAGTTCCGCGCGCCCGGTGACGCGACCTATGACCTGGCCCGGCTGATTGCCGACGACGAGCTTGACACCGGCGAAGCCGATCCGCTGAGCCTGGGCCTCAATCTGCTCGTGCTCGACGAGATGCACGACACCAACCGCGCCATGTTCACGGTGCTGGCGCGCCTGCTGGCCTGCAACCCCAAGGCCGCCTTCCTGGGCGTGGGCGACCGCGACCAGGTGATCCACTCGGCGGCCGGCGCCGATGCCACCTTCATGGGCGCGGGCTTCGACAGCGGCATAGGCCGGGCGACGCGCTTCCCGCTGACGGCCAGCTTCCGCTTTGGCGACGGGCTGGCGCGGCATGCGGGCCAGCTGGCACGCAAGCCCTATGGCTCCAGCGCCGGCTGGACGACCGAGATCGACGTCCTGCCCTTCGCCGGCGAGAACGAGATCAGCCGCCATATCGCGCAATCGATACGGGTGCTGCGCGAGCAGGAGCGCGCGGCCAAGACCTCGCCCGGTGCCAGCATCGCGGTGCTGATACGCCAGCCCCATCAGTCGATCGCGCTGGAGGACCAGCTGCTGCGGGCCGGCGTGCACTACCGCACCGCCGGCTTCACCAGCTATCTGCAGCGGCGCGAGATCCTGCTGGTGCGGGGCTTGTACGCCCATGCGGTGAACGACTTCTCGGGCTTCGAGTCGGAGGCGGCCCGCCTGGCCGTGCTGCAGGCCTTGATGCTGTTCTCCGGTTCCTTCGTCGACAGCGAGGAGCTCCGCCACCTCGACCAGGTCGAGGCGCAACGCGTCAGCATGAAGCAGGCGGCGGTCCACGCTGCGGCCATGGCGCCCTATATCGAGAATCACATTCTTCGCAACGCCAGCGACGACGTGCGCCGCCAGCTGCTGGACACCCTGGCGCTGCTGCGCAGTGACGACGCCCCCGCCTTTGCCACCCGCTTCCTGGCGGTCCTGCAGCCGCACCGGCTGGCCGCCCATGTGCTGGTGCGGCGCGAAGACATAGACCAGCTGGAGCAGAACCTTGCCCAACTGGTCGGCCTGATCGAGAGCGAGGGCTCGATAGCGGCGCTGTTCCGCGTCATGCACGAGCAGGCGGCGCGGCAGCGGCTGATGGAGGGCCGCAATGCCGTCGTGCTGGCCAGCATCGAGGCTGCCAAGGGGCTGGAGTTCGATCACGTCTGGCTGCCCGGCCTGAACCAGGCCGATTTCGCCGTCGGCGGCGCCAGCACCGAGAACCGCAATCTGCTGTACGTCGGCATGACCCGCGCCAGGCGGCGCCTGAGCGTTTTGTACGACGCGCAGCGGCCATCGCGCTATCTGTTCGAGGCGGGTTTGCTGCCGACACCCTAG
- a CDS encoding ribosomal subunit interface protein codes for MQILLHSDPHADGSQLMANHLNRVVTEALVHFAEHVTRVEAHLSEVHSQAKSGTDGSHCTLEARLIGLEPVIVKDHAGSAHQAIDGALRKLRRAVEAALAKHDPRHQRVRLADELPE; via the coding sequence ATGCAAATCCTGCTTCACTCAGACCCGCACGCCGATGGCAGCCAGTTGATGGCCAATCACCTGAACAGGGTCGTCACCGAAGCGCTGGTGCATTTCGCCGAGCATGTCACCCGGGTCGAGGCCCATCTGTCCGAGGTCCACAGCCAGGCGAAGTCAGGCACCGATGGCAGCCACTGCACCTTGGAGGCACGCCTGATCGGCCTGGAGCCGGTGATCGTCAAAGACCATGCCGGCAGCGCCCATCAGGCCATCGACGGCGCGCTGCGCAAGCTCAGGCGCGCGGTCGAGGCGGCGCTGGCCAAGCATGACCCGCGCCATCAGCGGGTGCGCCTGGCCGACGAGTTGCCGGAATAG
- a CDS encoding 3-hydroxybutyrate oligomer hydrolase family protein — MTLSLPLIRHAASLALPTLLLAACGGSDSNPADAFKARPDFLLAEPGRIDYDGTSNGLLTGKAGSLAALITYQLPASPSAADLRTLAIQTSYTGLLDVTAAGGFGSYYGKVSAAANKGSEYTAVSDDGSGTRNVTLVVTVPSHFDATKACIVAVPSSGSRPVYGELGTIGEWALNKGCAVALTDKGSGVGVHDLDRDQGFAIDGAVATAGTRKDLTFNASLLGDNLAPFRAANPNRVALKHAHGKQNPEKDWGTYTLQAIKLALYVLNKQFPGAELSPANTLVIASSISNGGAAVLRAAEQDSEGLIRGVVAGEPQVNLPDNAGLVVKRGGVAVPTSAKPLYDYITMAGLYQACATQSAALAPSSAFVIAPYAANRCAALATKGLVSGATLAEQSADALARLHAYGWEADSDLLHDSHYGFEFTELVAHTYANAFARASVTESLCGYSVAGISASYQTPVAPAAEAFKTAWATGGGLGFLGGAYNIVADTSVGGPALYLLATSPSTGQADFFVDGATCLRRLATGAAVGNTTLSAAEQALAGRVKTGMGEVRVTGDLRGKPTVIVHGRSDALIPVNHNSRPYAALNKRAESNSALRYYEVTDANHFDALVGLYPKTLVPLHVYTLRALDLMWAKLNSGTALPDSQVVRARARSSAAAVLSDANVPAIAAVPAAADQIAITSGGIDVAN, encoded by the coding sequence ATGACCCTGTCCCTGCCTCTGATACGCCACGCAGCCTCACTGGCCCTGCCCACTTTGCTGCTCGCCGCCTGCGGCGGCAGTGACAGCAACCCGGCCGATGCCTTCAAGGCCAGGCCCGATTTCCTGCTCGCCGAGCCCGGCCGCATCGATTACGACGGCACCAGCAACGGCCTGCTGACCGGCAAGGCCGGCTCGCTGGCCGCGCTGATCACCTACCAGCTGCCCGCCAGCCCGAGCGCCGCCGACCTGCGCACCCTGGCGATACAGACCAGCTACACCGGACTGCTCGACGTGACGGCTGCGGGCGGCTTCGGCAGCTACTACGGCAAGGTCTCGGCCGCGGCCAACAAGGGCAGCGAGTACACGGCCGTGTCGGACGACGGCAGCGGCACGAGGAATGTCACCCTGGTGGTCACCGTACCCAGCCACTTCGACGCCACCAAGGCCTGCATCGTCGCCGTGCCGTCCAGCGGCTCACGGCCGGTCTACGGCGAGCTGGGCACGATAGGCGAATGGGCTTTGAACAAGGGCTGCGCCGTGGCGCTGACCGACAAGGGCAGCGGTGTCGGCGTGCATGACCTGGACCGCGACCAGGGCTTCGCCATAGACGGCGCCGTGGCCACCGCCGGCACGCGCAAGGACCTGACCTTCAATGCCAGCCTGCTCGGCGACAACCTGGCCCCATTCCGTGCCGCCAACCCCAACCGTGTGGCGCTCAAGCATGCGCATGGCAAGCAGAACCCCGAGAAGGACTGGGGCACCTACACCCTGCAAGCTATCAAGCTGGCGCTGTACGTGCTGAACAAGCAGTTCCCCGGTGCCGAGCTGTCACCCGCCAACACGCTGGTGATCGCCTCCAGCATCTCCAACGGCGGCGCGGCCGTGCTGCGCGCCGCCGAGCAGGACAGCGAGGGGCTGATACGCGGCGTGGTCGCCGGCGAGCCACAGGTCAATCTGCCCGACAATGCCGGCCTGGTCGTCAAACGTGGCGGCGTGGCCGTGCCGACCTCGGCCAAGCCGCTGTACGACTACATCACCATGGCCGGTCTGTACCAGGCCTGCGCCACCCAGTCGGCGGCGCTGGCACCGAGCAGCGCCTTCGTCATCGCCCCCTATGCCGCCAACCGCTGTGCGGCCCTGGCCACCAAGGGCCTGGTCAGCGGCGCGACCCTGGCCGAGCAATCGGCCGATGCGCTGGCCAGGCTCCATGCCTACGGCTGGGAGGCCGACAGCGACCTGCTGCACGACAGCCACTACGGCTTCGAGTTCACCGAACTGGTGGCCCACACCTATGCCAATGCCTTCGCCCGCGCCTCGGTGACCGAGAGCCTCTGCGGCTACAGCGTGGCCGGCATCAGTGCCAGCTACCAGACGCCAGTCGCACCGGCCGCCGAGGCCTTCAAGACAGCCTGGGCCACCGGTGGCGGCCTGGGCTTTCTGGGCGGCGCCTACAACATCGTTGCCGACACCTCGGTCGGTGGCCCGGCCCTGTATCTGCTGGCGACCTCGCCGAGCACCGGCCAGGCCGACTTCTTCGTCGATGGCGCGACCTGCCTGCGCCGCCTGGCCACCGGTGCGGCGGTGGGCAACACCACGCTCAGTGCCGCCGAGCAGGCGCTGGCCGGGCGGGTGAAGACAGGCATGGGCGAGGTGCGCGTGACCGGCGACCTGCGCGGCAAGCCGACGGTGATCGTCCACGGCCGCTCCGATGCGCTGATACCGGTCAATCACAACTCGCGCCCCTACGCCGCGCTGAACAAGCGCGCCGAGTCGAACAGCGCGCTGCGCTACTACGAGGTCACCGACGCCAACCACTTCGACGCGCTGGTGGGCCTGTACCCGAAGACGCTGGTGCCGCTGCATGTCTACACCCTGCGCGCGCTGGACCTGATGTGGGCCAAGCTGAACAGCGGCACCGCCCTGCCCGACTCGCAGGTGGTGCGTGCCAGGGCCAGAAGCTCGGCCGCGGCCGTGCTGAGCGATGCCAACGTGCCGGCGATTGCAGCAGTGCCGGCAGCGGCCGATCAGATCGCGATCACCTCGGGGGGCATCGACGTGGCGAACTGA
- a CDS encoding LuxR C-terminal-related transcriptional regulator, with the protein MHAFSRSMVDLYSLAEQASYQEFPAEALRLLQRWVGFDGAVLGLGEAGRDPRTGLLITQAHVHQRENHILQAYGAVSGRDPVTGAFLRGLHRPLAVDCRAQYRRRGQELAEMDAFSRSYDLRHLLLFGDSPAAGTPGRWLVLYRAEDAGFKTEDAEVLHAAWLHLSRAIGLHRATLLDRQDGARAQRASALVNGLGGVESADGLFVERLRQQWPAFCGRQLPAELLAALGRGQTWRGRLIEVAARREQHLLVCTARPVDAVTLLTPGETAVARRFAAGLSHKAIARELGVAPNTVRTQITRLYAKLQVHDKAALAQRLMAADRSALDS; encoded by the coding sequence ATGCACGCCTTCTCGCGCTCGATGGTCGATCTGTACAGCCTGGCCGAACAGGCCAGCTACCAGGAGTTCCCGGCCGAAGCGCTGCGCCTGCTGCAACGCTGGGTGGGCTTCGACGGCGCGGTGCTGGGACTGGGCGAGGCCGGCCGCGACCCGCGCACCGGCCTGCTGATCACCCAGGCTCATGTGCACCAGCGCGAGAACCACATCCTGCAGGCCTATGGCGCGGTGTCGGGCCGCGATCCGGTCACCGGCGCCTTTCTGCGCGGCCTGCACCGGCCGCTGGCGGTGGACTGCCGGGCGCAGTACCGGCGGCGCGGCCAGGAGCTTGCCGAGATGGATGCCTTCTCGCGCAGCTACGATCTGCGCCATCTGCTGCTGTTCGGTGACAGTCCCGCCGCCGGCACGCCCGGGCGCTGGCTGGTGCTGTACCGCGCCGAGGATGCCGGCTTCAAGACCGAGGACGCCGAGGTCCTGCATGCCGCCTGGCTGCATCTGTCGCGGGCCATAGGCCTGCATCGCGCGACGCTGCTGGACCGCCAGGACGGCGCGCGAGCGCAGCGCGCCTCGGCCCTGGTCAACGGCCTGGGCGGCGTCGAGAGTGCCGATGGCTTGTTCGTGGAACGGCTGCGCCAGCAGTGGCCGGCCTTTTGCGGCCGGCAGCTGCCTGCCGAGTTGCTGGCCGCGCTGGGCCGGGGTCAGACCTGGCGCGGCCGGCTGATCGAGGTGGCAGCGCGGCGTGAGCAGCACCTGCTGGTCTGCACGGCCCGGCCCGTCGATGCGGTGACCCTGCTGACGCCCGGCGAGACGGCCGTCGCCCGGCGTTTTGCCGCCGGCCTGAGCCACAAGGCCATTGCCCGCGAGCTGGGCGTGGCGCCGAACACGGTGCGCACCCAGATCACGCGGCTGTACGCCAAGCTGCAGGTGCATGACAAGGCGGCGCTGGCCCAGCGGCTGATGGCCGCCGACCGGAGCGCCCTCGATTCCTGA
- a CDS encoding glycosyltransferase → MLNASTARPAWRILHVLFSPRMAGSERYCVDLARQQAAQGHEVHVAGLPGTPMARSLGDAVRFHGLRWPLLRGLRLRQLMGELSVDVCHAHLSPACKALAGAPAHIATVATLHVGYKAHQHDRLSGLVCVNQAQLGRLGGYTGHRRVIPNWLPSSAGAAPGSRQRHRAMLGLSEGTLLVGAVGRLHASKGMDVLISAFRAFAPAHAALVILGEGPQRQALEKLCAGDPRIHLLGFREDVSDFLPALDLFVSPSREESFGLAILEAMACGLPMLATAAEGPSEILRGGLAELVTPGSVAELGLALSRSLAQLRAGGAPRLQYEMQAFEQVTGVAAINDFYAQLMQDAQRRAPALDLQQAHASHV, encoded by the coding sequence ATGCTGAATGCTTCCACCGCCAGGCCCGCCTGGCGCATCCTCCACGTGCTCTTCTCGCCGCGCATGGCCGGCTCCGAGCGTTACTGTGTCGATCTGGCCCGGCAGCAGGCCGCACAGGGCCACGAGGTTCATGTCGCCGGCCTGCCGGGCACCCCGATGGCCCGGTCGCTGGGCGACGCGGTGCGCTTTCACGGCCTGCGCTGGCCGCTGCTGCGCGGGCTGCGCCTGCGCCAACTGATGGGCGAGCTCTCGGTCGATGTCTGCCATGCTCACCTGAGCCCGGCCTGCAAGGCGCTGGCCGGCGCGCCGGCGCACATCGCCACCGTGGCCACCCTGCACGTCGGCTACAAGGCCCACCAGCATGACCGCCTGAGCGGGCTGGTGTGCGTCAACCAGGCCCAGCTGGGCCGCCTGGGCGGCTACACCGGCCACAGGCGCGTGATTCCGAACTGGCTGCCGAGCTCGGCCGGCGCCGCCCCGGGCAGCCGCCAGCGGCACCGGGCGATGCTGGGCCTGAGCGAAGGCACGCTGCTGGTCGGCGCCGTCGGCCGGCTGCACGCGAGCAAGGGCATGGATGTGCTGATCTCGGCCTTTCGTGCCTTCGCCCCGGCCCATGCCGCCCTGGTGATACTCGGCGAGGGACCGCAGCGCCAGGCGCTGGAAAAGCTCTGCGCCGGGGACCCGCGCATCCATCTGCTCGGCTTCCGTGAGGACGTCAGCGACTTCCTGCCGGCACTGGACCTGTTCGTTTCGCCCTCGCGTGAAGAGTCCTTCGGACTGGCGATTCTGGAAGCCATGGCCTGCGGCCTGCCTATGCTGGCCACCGCCGCCGAAGGCCCCAGCGAGATCCTGCGCGGCGGCCTGGCCGAACTGGTCACACCGGGCTCGGTGGCCGAGCTGGGCCTGGCCCTGTCGCGCTCGCTGGCGCAGCTGCGGGCCGGCGGGGCGCCGCGCCTGCAGTACGAGATGCAGGCCTTCGAGCAGGTCACCGGCGTGGCCGCCATCAACGACTTCTACGCACAGCTGATGCAGGACGCGCAACGCCGCGCCCCGGCGCTGGACTTGCAGCAGGCCCACGCCAGCCATGTTTAA
- a CDS encoding response regulator transcription factor, with the protein MRILLVEDDPTLRTIMARSLSDAGHHVDTAVDLEQARWLWRLQAFDAVLLDLSLPDGNGLTALQEARARGDRTPVLVLTARNRTDERILGLDAGADDYLGKPFELAEVEARLRALVRRRLDLDDQVHVGSLRLDRRTRRIFLGEAELELPAREFNVLWELLTPPGRVVSKRTLSDKLSDLDEVLGTNALEAFVSRLRKKLQGSGAAIRTLRGLGYLLEPEA; encoded by the coding sequence ATGCGAATTCTTCTGGTCGAGGACGACCCCACCTTGCGGACCATCATGGCCCGCAGCCTCAGCGATGCCGGCCACCATGTGGACACCGCCGTCGATCTGGAACAGGCGCGCTGGCTGTGGCGCCTGCAGGCCTTCGATGCCGTGCTGCTGGACCTCAGCCTGCCCGATGGCAATGGCTTGACGGCCCTGCAGGAAGCCCGTGCCCGCGGCGACCGCACGCCGGTGCTGGTGCTGACTGCGCGCAACCGCACCGACGAACGCATCCTCGGCCTCGACGCCGGTGCCGACGACTATCTGGGCAAGCCCTTCGAGCTGGCTGAGGTCGAGGCGCGGCTGCGTGCGCTGGTGCGCCGCCGCCTCGACCTCGATGATCAGGTGCACGTCGGCAGCCTGCGCCTGGATCGGCGCACGCGCCGCATCTTTCTCGGCGAAGCCGAGCTGGAACTGCCGGCGCGCGAGTTCAATGTGCTGTGGGAGCTGCTGACGCCGCCGGGCCGGGTGGTCAGCAAACGCACGCTGTCGGACAAGCTGTCCGACCTCGACGAGGTGCTGGGCACCAATGCGCTGGAGGCTTTTGTCTCGCGCCTGCGCAAGAAGCTGCAGGGCAGCGGCGCAGCCATACGCACGCTGCGCGGTCTGGGCTACCTGCTGGAGCCGGAGGC